One Streptomyces sp. L2 genomic window carries:
- a CDS encoding AAA family ATPase — protein sequence MPEHREALALLAEQAERARAGSGRVVLVRGATGTGRTTVLEAAAEDAAARGMRVLRARCFAENAGVPFGTVLQLLGSVPGSPPAPALGEGDERARGEELWQTLRSYAAEAPLLVAVDDVHLADAPSHRWLVESARHVGGLTLPLLIAVTERSQYDIDPPATGFAHTLSPALVHTHTLSPLSTNAAEELVRSALPDGTVADVLAGCVRAGANNPLLIRALLDDLGADGRQTSAPERVPEASAALYPGAYPAAVSWWLDSAGPATTEVARILAILDEGLDARAAGLSPYDGALAPHCHAAGLPGLLGELTGTDPARVSGWLTAMTGFGLLRRDRAGRPHYAHRLLRDAILTGVPTARRSAAHRAAARAMLQRGAPTESVARRLLAADGTAEETAPSWAFAVLRDAAELAVGDARTDDAVTYLRRALAEPLPEPHRQRLLTELGSLEHTLQGSPAGLPRLSEAVRLAAEPHDRVRAAMALGTALAGRGKARSAVHVLREVGGQLNGQPDLLRTLRTASAMLSEEDQAVRREVYRLTADTAAHSPELLGAAGQSLLVRHAATGGLTSAEEAMRQVRVLLAEPADPLSDPFLVGTAAAIAQWADELDEADRLVNRGLTGLRPAVLHPMRRALLNTRGDIAAARDDHEAALADPGVWRSPPPGTVPGNRHAHALTALVHTGRVAEARRLADALDPREAPDNWEFNRFLYARGTLRAASGDPAAALHDFLECGRRQSSRDVVSPVVTPWRTAAAECRLALGSPREALTLAAEELRLARIWNTPRTVGRALSVVAAATGGRRGLDLAAEATELLRGAPSPTELSRALIRQGRSLTAAGERSRARDCLREAAEHAERAGALHLRGQAERALREGGARRPATDRTGSGALTGSERRIAELAAEGHTNPEIADLLHLARRTVETHLTSTYRKLGIRRRGELKGALKSED from the coding sequence ATGCCCGAACACCGGGAGGCGCTCGCCCTGCTGGCCGAGCAGGCGGAGCGGGCGCGGGCCGGCTCCGGCCGGGTCGTCCTCGTCCGCGGTGCGACCGGCACCGGCCGCACCACGGTCCTGGAGGCCGCCGCCGAGGACGCCGCGGCGCGTGGCATGCGCGTGCTGCGGGCCCGCTGCTTCGCGGAGAACGCTGGGGTGCCCTTCGGTACGGTGCTCCAGCTCCTCGGTTCCGTGCCGGGGTCCCCGCCCGCGCCCGCGCTCGGGGAGGGTGACGAGCGGGCCCGTGGCGAGGAACTGTGGCAGACCCTGCGGTCGTACGCCGCCGAGGCGCCGCTCCTCGTCGCCGTGGACGACGTGCACCTGGCCGACGCGCCGTCGCACCGCTGGCTGGTGGAATCGGCGCGCCACGTGGGCGGACTGACGCTGCCGCTGCTCATCGCGGTCACCGAACGCAGCCAGTACGACATAGATCCGCCCGCGACGGGCTTCGCGCACACCCTGTCTCCGGCCCTCGTGCACACGCACACCCTGTCTCCGCTGAGCACGAACGCCGCCGAGGAACTGGTGCGTTCGGCGCTTCCGGACGGAACCGTAGCCGACGTGCTGGCCGGTTGTGTACGGGCGGGAGCCAACAATCCTCTGCTGATCCGCGCGTTGCTCGACGACCTCGGTGCCGACGGCCGCCAGACGTCCGCACCGGAGCGGGTGCCGGAGGCGTCCGCCGCGCTGTACCCGGGGGCGTACCCGGCGGCCGTCTCGTGGTGGCTGGACAGCGCGGGCCCGGCCACGACCGAGGTCGCGCGCATCCTGGCCATCCTGGACGAGGGCCTGGACGCCCGCGCGGCGGGGCTGTCCCCGTACGACGGCGCCCTCGCCCCGCACTGTCACGCCGCCGGACTGCCCGGTCTGCTGGGAGAGCTGACCGGCACGGACCCGGCCCGGGTGAGCGGCTGGCTGACCGCCATGACCGGCTTCGGCCTGCTGCGCCGGGACCGCGCGGGCCGCCCGCACTACGCCCACCGCCTGCTGCGGGACGCGATCCTCACCGGCGTGCCGACGGCTCGGCGGAGCGCCGCGCACCGGGCGGCGGCCCGCGCCATGCTGCAGCGCGGCGCGCCCACGGAGTCTGTGGCCCGCAGGCTCCTGGCGGCCGACGGCACAGCCGAGGAGACGGCACCCTCGTGGGCCTTCGCCGTCCTCCGGGACGCGGCGGAACTGGCCGTCGGGGACGCCCGGACCGACGACGCCGTGACCTATCTGCGCCGGGCCCTGGCCGAGCCCCTGCCCGAGCCCCACCGGCAGCGCCTGCTGACCGAATTGGGCTCCCTGGAACACACGTTGCAGGGCTCACCCGCGGGCCTCCCCCGCCTGTCGGAGGCCGTGCGCCTGGCGGCGGAACCGCACGACCGGGTCCGGGCGGCCATGGCCCTGGGCACGGCGCTCGCGGGACGCGGCAAGGCCCGGTCTGCGGTGCACGTGCTGCGTGAGGTCGGCGGCCAGCTGAACGGCCAGCCGGACCTGTTGCGCACGCTCAGGACGGCTTCCGCGATGCTGTCCGAGGAGGACCAGGCGGTACGGCGCGAGGTGTACCGGCTGACGGCCGACACCGCCGCGCACTCCCCCGAACTCCTGGGCGCGGCGGGCCAGTCGCTCCTGGTGCGCCACGCGGCGACGGGCGGCCTGACGTCGGCGGAGGAGGCGATGCGCCAGGTCCGCGTGCTGCTGGCCGAACCGGCGGACCCCCTGTCGGATCCCTTCCTGGTGGGCACGGCGGCGGCGATAGCCCAGTGGGCGGACGAGCTGGACGAGGCGGACCGTCTGGTGAACCGGGGTCTGACGGGTCTGCGTCCCGCGGTCCTGCACCCCATGCGCCGGGCCCTGCTGAACACCCGGGGCGACATAGCGGCGGCCCGCGACGACCACGAGGCCGCGCTGGCCGACCCCGGGGTGTGGCGGAGCCCGCCCCCCGGCACGGTCCCGGGCAACCGGCACGCCCACGCACTGACGGCGCTGGTCCACACGGGCCGCGTCGCGGAGGCCCGCCGGCTGGCGGATGCCCTGGATCCCCGCGAGGCCCCGGACAACTGGGAGTTCAACCGGTTCCTGTACGCCCGGGGCACCCTCCGGGCCGCGTCGGGCGACCCGGCGGCCGCCCTGCACGACTTCCTGGAGTGCGGCCGCCGCCAGTCGTCCAGGGACGTGGTCAGCCCGGTGGTCACCCCGTGGCGCACGGCGGCGGCGGAGTGCCGCCTGGCCCTGGGCAGCCCTCGCGAGGCGCTGACGCTGGCAGCGGAGGAACTGCGCCTGGCCAGGATCTGGAACACCCCGAGAACGGTGGGCCGCGCGCTGTCGGTGGTGGCGGCCGCGACGGGGGGCCGCAGGGGCCTGGATCTGGCGGCGGAGGCGACCGAGCTGCTCCGGGGGGCGCCGTCCCCCACGGAGCTGTCCCGGGCCCTGATCCGGCAGGGCCGGTCCCTCACGGCGGCGGGCGAACGGTCCAGGGCCCGCGACTGCCTGCGCGAGGCGGCGGAACACGCCGAACGCGCGGGCGCCCTCCACCTGCGCGGCCAGGCCGAACGGGCCCTGCGCGAGGGCGGCGCCCGCCGCCCGGCAACGGACCGCACGGGCTCGGGCGCCCTCACGGGCAGCGAACGCCGCATAGCGGAACTGGCGGCGGAGGGCCATACGAACCCGGAGATAGCAGACCTGCTCCATTTGGCCCGCCGCACCGTGGAAACCCACCTGACCAGCACCTACCGAAAGCTGGGGATACGCCGAAGGGGAGAGCTGAAGGGGGCCCTGAAGAGCGAGGACTGA
- a CDS encoding LuxR C-terminal-related transcriptional regulator: MLGTHRTTGTGTVPAERIPVVVHAPDPISREGALSQLRRHPEIDLRQDEDGGPGTVALLISDALDEPALTRLRRVVRSEGGRAVLVVAALRETELLEVIECGVGAIVWRHEATGHRLVQAVLAAARGDGDLPSDLLGRLISQVGTLHRSAAGRPGGPSSGLGPREVDVLRLVAEGLDTGEIASKLSYSERTVKNVMHGLTTRLRLRNRAHAVAHALREGYI, from the coding sequence TTGCTCGGCACACACCGCACCACAGGCACCGGAACGGTCCCGGCGGAGCGGATACCGGTGGTGGTGCACGCCCCGGACCCGATCTCCCGGGAGGGCGCGCTCAGCCAGTTGCGCAGACACCCGGAGATCGATCTGCGCCAGGACGAGGACGGCGGACCCGGCACGGTCGCGCTCCTCATCAGCGACGCGCTCGACGAACCCGCGCTGACCCGGCTGCGCCGCGTCGTGCGCAGCGAGGGCGGCCGGGCCGTCCTCGTCGTGGCCGCGCTGCGCGAGACCGAACTGCTCGAAGTGATCGAGTGCGGGGTCGGTGCCATCGTGTGGCGCCACGAGGCCACCGGCCACCGTCTGGTGCAGGCCGTGCTCGCCGCCGCCCGCGGTGACGGGGACCTGCCCTCCGACCTGCTCGGCCGGCTCATCAGCCAGGTGGGAACGCTGCACCGCAGTGCGGCCGGCCGCCCCGGCGGACCGTCCTCGGGCCTCGGGCCGCGCGAGGTGGACGTGCTGCGTCTGGTGGCCGAGGGTCTCGACACCGGGGAGATCGCAAGCAAACTGTCCTACTCCGAACGCACAGTCAAGAACGTCATGCACGGGCTGACCACACGGCTGCGTCTTCGCAACCGCGCACATGCCGTGGCCCATGCCCTCAGAGAAGGCTACATCTGA
- a CDS encoding DUF4255 domain-containing protein codes for MIHEVDEVLKRLLSGGALAGSGVDVTLDAPTRDWAARRNAPTINCYLYDIREDTHRRQRGHQQIRDERDVVVKRRQPPRWFRLSYLVTAWTKQPQDEHRLLSAVMATLLPQELLPASELPGALGELGLAVPLSVAGIQSEAKSLAEIWSALGGELKPSLDLVVTAPFPAFPEYDAGPPVTEGAVVRGRRLDGPPEATEARGHRTRQVEAAKAAREARSTTGPISESGGGRAR; via the coding sequence GTGATCCACGAGGTGGACGAGGTGCTCAAGCGCCTGCTGTCCGGCGGCGCGCTCGCGGGCTCCGGCGTCGACGTGACCCTGGACGCGCCGACCCGCGACTGGGCCGCGCGCCGCAACGCGCCCACCATCAACTGCTACCTGTACGACATCCGTGAGGACACCCACCGGCGCCAGCGCGGCCACCAGCAGATCCGCGACGAACGGGACGTCGTCGTCAAACGCCGCCAGCCACCGCGCTGGTTCCGGCTGTCGTACCTGGTGACCGCGTGGACGAAGCAGCCGCAGGACGAACACCGGCTGCTGTCCGCCGTGATGGCGACCCTGCTGCCCCAGGAACTGCTGCCCGCGAGTGAACTGCCCGGCGCGCTCGGGGAGCTGGGCCTGGCCGTGCCGCTGTCGGTGGCCGGAATCCAGTCGGAGGCCAAGTCCCTCGCGGAGATCTGGTCCGCGCTCGGCGGCGAGCTCAAGCCGTCCCTGGACCTCGTGGTCACCGCCCCGTTCCCCGCGTTCCCCGAGTACGACGCCGGCCCGCCCGTCACCGAGGGCGCCGTGGTCCGGGGCCGCAGGCTCGACGGCCCGCCGGAGGCCACGGAAGCGCGCGGGCACCGGACCCGCCAGGTCGAGGCGGCCAAGGCGGCCCGGGAGGCCCGGAGCACGACCGGTCCGATCTCCGAGTCCGGCGGAGGCAGGGCGCGTTGA
- a CDS encoding ATP-binding protein, whose protein sequence is MSGTTPDPGAPADALLARLDELRARAGALVDQRSADDPTAGDPLRGLYLSEDAVRHLLHRPPHQGPPNEQTPTEQPPTEQTPTAARDDRLTRLARRLRLTELDATVLLIALAPDLDRGFEPLYGYLNDDVSRRRATVGLALDLCGLPAHLAGARARFHPAAPLTALGLLTVEEPERPFLSRALRVPDRLLAHLLGDDTPDPALAGQVSDLLPGTEAAAGGDFVQRLAARLATDPPTVVYLHERREGDGLAAVRAALGAAGLAALHFTGPEDHVPGLLREARLGGRAVVLSSLPERPAELLRTLTAVPDLPVVLVAPRPYDPQWCENDPLVLEAPRQHAGAARAWASGLSQDGGPEEELGFDLAATVAPYRLGGDRIARAARAARGLAGFDGAPLTAAHLRLAARQQGASGLERHARRISPDVDWGDLVLPDKPLTQLRELALRARHRDRVLGDWRLSAGGGRGRGVLGLFAGESGTGKTLSAEVVAAELGLDLYVVQLSSVVDKYVGETEKNLERIFTEADRTDAVLLFDEADAVFGKRSEVKDAHDRYANMESAYLLQRLESFDGIALLTTNLRANIDEAFTRRLDLVVDFPFPDMEQRSALWRHSLSHVPGGVEAGRDIAGLSREFELAGGTIRSAVVTAAYLAAGRGETVTTADLLEGARREYRKAGRLVPGEGTW, encoded by the coding sequence TTGAGCGGCACCACCCCTGACCCCGGCGCCCCCGCCGACGCCCTGCTCGCCCGGCTCGACGAACTGCGCGCCCGCGCCGGCGCGCTCGTGGACCAGCGCTCCGCCGACGACCCGACGGCCGGTGACCCGCTGCGCGGCCTGTATCTGTCCGAGGACGCCGTACGGCACCTGCTGCACCGCCCGCCCCACCAGGGGCCGCCGAACGAGCAGACGCCCACAGAGCAGCCGCCCACCGAGCAGACGCCCACCGCGGCCCGCGACGACCGGCTCACCCGGCTCGCCCGGCGGCTCCGCCTGACCGAACTCGACGCCACCGTCCTGCTCATCGCCCTCGCCCCCGACCTGGACCGCGGCTTCGAGCCGCTGTACGGCTACCTCAACGACGACGTCAGCCGCCGCCGCGCCACCGTGGGCCTCGCCCTCGACCTGTGCGGGCTGCCGGCCCACCTGGCGGGCGCGCGAGCCCGCTTCCATCCGGCGGCGCCGCTGACCGCGCTCGGGCTGCTCACCGTGGAGGAGCCCGAACGCCCCTTCCTCTCCCGCGCCCTGCGGGTGCCCGACCGGCTCCTCGCCCACCTCCTCGGCGACGACACCCCGGACCCGGCCCTGGCGGGGCAGGTGAGCGACCTCCTGCCCGGGACGGAGGCGGCGGCCGGCGGCGACTTCGTCCAGCGGCTCGCGGCGCGGCTCGCCACCGACCCGCCCACCGTCGTCTACCTGCACGAACGCCGCGAGGGCGACGGGCTGGCCGCCGTACGTGCCGCGCTCGGCGCCGCGGGCCTGGCCGCCCTGCACTTCACCGGCCCCGAGGACCACGTCCCCGGCCTGCTGCGCGAGGCCCGGCTGGGCGGGCGTGCGGTGGTGCTGTCCTCGCTGCCGGAGCGACCGGCGGAGCTGTTGCGGACGCTGACCGCCGTCCCGGACCTCCCCGTGGTCCTCGTCGCGCCCCGCCCCTACGACCCGCAGTGGTGCGAGAACGACCCGCTGGTCCTGGAGGCGCCCCGGCAGCACGCGGGCGCGGCGCGCGCCTGGGCGAGCGGACTGAGCCAAGACGGCGGTCCAGAAGAGGAGTTGGGCTTCGATCTGGCGGCCACCGTGGCGCCGTACCGGCTCGGCGGCGACCGGATCGCCCGGGCGGCGCGGGCCGCGCGGGGCCTCGCCGGGTTCGACGGCGCCCCGCTCACCGCCGCCCACCTGCGGCTGGCCGCCCGCCAGCAGGGGGCCTCGGGGCTCGAACGGCACGCCCGCCGGATCAGCCCCGACGTCGACTGGGGCGACCTGGTCCTGCCCGACAAGCCCCTCACCCAGTTGCGGGAACTCGCCCTGCGCGCCCGCCACCGCGACCGTGTCCTCGGCGACTGGCGGCTGAGCGCGGGCGGCGGGCGCGGCCGGGGTGTGCTCGGCCTGTTCGCGGGCGAGTCCGGCACCGGAAAGACCCTGTCCGCGGAGGTCGTCGCCGCCGAACTCGGCCTGGACCTCTACGTCGTCCAGCTGTCGTCGGTGGTCGACAAATACGTCGGCGAGACCGAGAAGAACCTGGAACGGATCTTCACCGAGGCCGACCGCACCGACGCCGTGCTGCTCTTCGACGAGGCCGACGCGGTGTTCGGCAAGCGGTCCGAGGTCAAGGACGCCCACGACCGCTACGCCAACATGGAGAGCGCCTACCTGCTCCAGCGCCTGGAGTCCTTCGACGGCATCGCGCTGCTCACCACGAACCTGCGCGCCAACATCGACGAGGCGTTCACGCGCCGGCTCGACCTCGTCGTCGACTTCCCCTTCCCCGACATGGAGCAGCGCAGCGCCCTGTGGCGGCACAGCCTCTCCCACGTGCCCGGCGGCGTCGAGGCGGGGCGCGACATCGCCGGGCTCTCGCGGGAGTTCGAGCTGGCGGGCGGCACGATCCGATCCGCGGTGGTCACCGCGGCCTACCTGGCGGCCGGCCGGGGGGAGACGGTGACGACGGCGGACCTCCTGGAGGGGGCCCGCCGCGAGTACCGCAAGGCCGGGCGGCTGGTGCCCGGCGAGGGCACCTGGTAG
- a CDS encoding RICIN domain-containing protein, with protein MSLWTSLEPASATVDPGSTTRVRLRLRNTGDVVDEYRFEPVGPVAPWTTVEPPSLRLYPGTTGTVELTFAPPRTPDATAGPNPYAVRITPTEHPEATTVPEGNLTITPFTEVRAELVPPTVKGRFRGRPKLAVDNLGNTRLTATVNGADNSDQLSYDVSPSNVQIEPGRAAFVDATLKPRRIIWFGTKERHPYKLSVLRSGSQPLAAEGTYLQPGFLPRWLATFFGLLTALAVAFAMFWFTHKPGVTTAATEVNAAEAGATLQPTPSPPPSHSTAPDPVQTQPEQQPSTGAGPGGGGAPSTPKHKKPAPVVPASNVLLYNATTKKCVDIPGYEKGTVNGPVREYVCDGSGNDNQLFDLDVTLKHGGPGGAPLFLIRNVKDGLCLDLGYYGAQPVGYKITEFDCDGTKQDNQLYWADKQKNGEYWIRNFASNQLCIGVDGDSNGGDDTDLVLDGCTNYEDQGWKIVHPEQG; from the coding sequence GTGAGCCTGTGGACATCCCTCGAACCCGCCTCCGCCACCGTCGATCCGGGCAGCACCACCCGCGTGCGGCTGCGGCTGCGCAACACCGGTGACGTCGTCGACGAGTACCGCTTCGAACCGGTGGGCCCGGTCGCCCCCTGGACGACGGTCGAGCCACCGTCCCTGCGGCTCTATCCAGGCACCACGGGCACCGTCGAGCTGACCTTCGCGCCCCCGCGCACCCCGGACGCGACGGCCGGCCCCAACCCGTACGCCGTGCGGATCACGCCCACCGAGCACCCCGAGGCGACCACCGTCCCCGAGGGAAACCTCACCATCACGCCGTTCACCGAGGTGCGCGCCGAACTGGTGCCGCCCACCGTCAAGGGCCGCTTCCGGGGCCGCCCGAAGCTCGCCGTCGACAACCTGGGCAACACCAGGCTCACCGCCACCGTCAACGGGGCGGACAACAGTGACCAGTTGTCGTACGACGTCTCCCCGAGCAACGTACAGATCGAGCCCGGCCGGGCCGCGTTCGTCGACGCCACGCTCAAGCCGCGCCGGATCATCTGGTTCGGGACGAAGGAGCGCCACCCGTACAAGCTCTCCGTGCTCCGGTCGGGGTCCCAGCCCCTCGCGGCGGAGGGCACCTATCTGCAGCCCGGCTTCCTGCCCCGGTGGCTGGCGACCTTCTTCGGACTGCTGACGGCCCTCGCCGTCGCGTTCGCGATGTTCTGGTTCACCCACAAGCCGGGCGTGACCACCGCCGCCACCGAGGTCAACGCCGCCGAGGCCGGTGCGACGCTCCAGCCGACCCCGTCGCCCCCGCCCAGCCACAGCACGGCCCCCGATCCCGTGCAGACGCAACCGGAGCAGCAGCCCAGCACCGGGGCCGGACCGGGCGGCGGCGGGGCGCCGTCCACCCCGAAGCACAAGAAGCCCGCCCCCGTGGTGCCCGCGAGCAACGTCCTGCTCTACAACGCGACCACCAAGAAGTGCGTGGATATCCCGGGCTACGAGAAGGGCACGGTCAACGGTCCCGTCCGGGAGTACGTCTGCGACGGCTCCGGCAACGACAACCAGCTCTTCGACCTCGACGTGACGCTCAAGCACGGCGGCCCCGGCGGCGCGCCCCTGTTCCTGATCCGCAACGTCAAGGACGGACTCTGCCTGGACCTGGGCTACTACGGGGCGCAGCCCGTCGGATACAAGATCACCGAGTTCGACTGCGACGGCACCAAGCAGGACAACCAGCTGTACTGGGCCGACAAGCAGAAGAACGGCGAGTACTGGATCCGCAACTTCGCCAGCAACCAGCTCTGCATCGGTGTGGACGGCGATTCCAACGGGGGCGACGACACCGACCTGGTCCTCGACGGCTGCACCAACTACGAGGACCAGGGGTGGAAGATCGTGCACCCCGAACAGGGCTGA
- a CDS encoding phage tail sheath subtilisin-like domain-containing protein, protein MPSYLSPGVYVEEVASGSRPIEGVGTSVAAFVGLAPSGPLNEPTLVTNWTQYVAHFGEFTDGYYLAHSVYGFFNNGGTAAYVVRVGGSAEGAPLDRANAGGTSAPAVGAASRAALSAGEPAQLGTFSVSATGSAPSGGRLSVEVADADGDGPAERFKLNVKDGDQTVESFDVTAKKGGRNYVVTQVKERSKLITVTEATPAAQLARPGNQTLALAAPAPAPAPVPAAKGQDDAHPGPAEYLGDSADRTGFGGLEAVDEVSMVAVPDLMAAYQRGAIDLEAVKAVQLGLIAHCELMGDRVAVIDPPPGLNARQIRVWRQETAGYDSKYAALYYPWIKSFDPSTGAARIIPPSGHIAGIWARSDSERGVHKAPANEVVRGAVDLEYQVTRGEQDLLNPIGVNCIRSFPGRGIRVWGARTLSSDPAWRYLNIRRYFNYLEESILIGTQWVVFEPNDHNLWARIRRNISAFLVNEWREGALFGQRAEDAYYVKCDEETNTPESVDLGRVICEIGIAPVKPAEFVIFRLAQFSSGSGELEE, encoded by the coding sequence ATGCCGTCCTACCTGTCACCCGGCGTCTACGTCGAGGAGGTGGCCAGCGGCTCGCGCCCGATCGAGGGAGTGGGGACGTCGGTGGCGGCCTTCGTGGGCCTTGCCCCGAGCGGTCCGCTGAACGAGCCGACCCTGGTGACCAACTGGACCCAGTACGTCGCCCACTTCGGTGAGTTCACCGACGGGTACTACCTGGCGCACTCCGTCTACGGCTTCTTCAACAACGGCGGTACGGCCGCCTACGTGGTCCGCGTCGGCGGCTCCGCCGAGGGCGCCCCCCTGGACCGGGCGAACGCCGGCGGCACGTCCGCCCCGGCGGTCGGCGCCGCATCCCGGGCCGCGCTGTCCGCGGGCGAACCGGCACAGCTGGGCACCTTCTCGGTGTCCGCGACCGGCTCCGCCCCCAGCGGCGGCCGGCTGAGCGTGGAGGTCGCCGACGCGGACGGCGACGGGCCGGCCGAACGCTTCAAGCTGAACGTCAAGGACGGCGACCAGACCGTCGAGAGTTTCGACGTGACCGCCAAGAAGGGCGGCCGGAACTACGTCGTCACCCAGGTGAAGGAGCGGTCCAAGCTCATCACCGTCACCGAGGCCACGCCCGCCGCCCAGCTGGCCCGCCCCGGCAACCAGACGCTGGCCCTGGCCGCGCCGGCGCCCGCCCCCGCGCCGGTCCCCGCCGCCAAGGGCCAGGACGACGCGCACCCCGGTCCGGCCGAGTACCTCGGTGACTCGGCGGACCGTACCGGCTTCGGTGGTCTGGAGGCCGTCGACGAGGTCTCCATGGTCGCCGTCCCCGACCTGATGGCCGCCTACCAGCGCGGCGCGATCGACCTGGAGGCCGTCAAGGCCGTCCAGCTGGGCCTGATCGCGCACTGCGAGCTGATGGGCGACCGCGTCGCGGTGATCGACCCGCCACCGGGCCTGAACGCCCGCCAGATCCGGGTCTGGCGCCAGGAGACCGCCGGCTACGACTCCAAGTACGCGGCCCTGTACTACCCGTGGATCAAGTCCTTCGACCCGTCCACCGGCGCCGCCCGCATCATCCCGCCCAGCGGCCACATCGCCGGCATCTGGGCCCGCAGCGACTCCGAGCGCGGCGTGCACAAGGCGCCCGCCAACGAGGTCGTACGCGGCGCGGTCGACCTGGAGTACCAGGTCACCCGCGGCGAACAGGACCTGCTCAACCCGATCGGCGTCAACTGCATCCGCTCCTTCCCCGGCCGTGGCATCCGGGTGTGGGGGGCGCGCACCCTCTCCTCGGACCCGGCCTGGCGCTACCTGAACATCCGCCGGTACTTCAACTACCTGGAGGAGTCGATCCTGATCGGCACCCAGTGGGTGGTGTTCGAGCCGAACGACCACAACCTGTGGGCGCGGATCCGGCGCAACATCTCGGCGTTCCTGGTCAACGAGTGGCGCGAGGGCGCCCTGTTCGGCCAGCGCGCCGAGGACGCCTACTACGTCAAGTGCGACGAGGAGACCAACACCCCGGAGTCGGTGGACCTCGGCCGGGTCATCTGCGAGATCGGCATCGCGCCGGTCAAGCCCGCCGAGTTCGTGATCTTCCGGCTGGCCCAGTTCTCCAGCGGCAGCGGGGAGCTGGAGGAGTAG
- a CDS encoding phage tail protein, producing MSLQPGDSLTSHNFALQIDGVMVEYLAEVSGLSIEQDVITYQQNAGTTGLNTVKNLPGVKKNGTCTVVRGMTQSASFTQWINESIQGQMGTARKNATIIFMDFVNSPTKRYHLRNAWCSKIDASAVKAGEASALTETVTITFEELVIE from the coding sequence ATGAGTCTCCAGCCGGGTGACAGCCTCACCTCACACAATTTCGCCCTGCAGATCGACGGGGTCATGGTCGAGTACCTCGCCGAGGTCAGCGGCCTGTCCATCGAGCAGGACGTCATCACCTACCAGCAGAACGCCGGGACCACCGGCCTCAACACGGTCAAGAACCTGCCCGGCGTGAAGAAGAACGGCACCTGCACGGTCGTACGCGGCATGACCCAGTCGGCCTCGTTCACCCAGTGGATCAACGAGTCGATCCAGGGGCAGATGGGCACGGCCCGCAAGAACGCCACGATCATCTTCATGGACTTCGTCAACAGCCCCACCAAGCGCTACCACCTGCGCAACGCGTGGTGCAGCAAGATCGACGCGAGTGCCGTGAAGGCGGGTGAGGCGTCCGCGCTCACCGAGACCGTGACCATCACCTTCGAAGAACTGGTCATCGAATAA
- a CDS encoding DUF6760 family protein gives MTYATDRLHEEIAYVAYHFHWGLDQILDLEHHDRRRYAQEIASLVTRGEAGD, from the coding sequence GTGACGTACGCGACCGACCGACTGCACGAGGAGATCGCGTACGTCGCCTACCACTTCCACTGGGGCCTGGACCAGATCCTGGACCTGGAACACCACGACCGCCGCCGGTACGCGCAGGAGATCGCGTCCCTGGTGACGCGCGGCGAAGCGGGGGACTGA
- a CDS encoding phage tail protein, whose amino-acid sequence MSRMDPGSTIWFSLSIDGEDLGYFNGCEGLSSQVEVEQRQEGGNNGFVWQLPTRVTFSNIRLTRPITPETAKVAAWISSIQTGISRPTGQIRALRADGSEVATWGLLDVLPVSWQGPSFDPASPAVATEVLEITHHGFTD is encoded by the coding sequence ATGTCCAGAATGGACCCGGGCTCCACCATCTGGTTCTCCCTGTCCATCGACGGTGAGGACCTCGGCTACTTCAACGGGTGCGAGGGGCTGTCCTCCCAGGTCGAGGTCGAGCAGCGGCAGGAGGGCGGCAACAACGGCTTCGTGTGGCAGCTGCCGACCCGGGTGACCTTCTCCAACATCCGGCTCACCCGGCCGATCACACCGGAGACCGCGAAGGTCGCCGCGTGGATCTCCTCCATCCAGACCGGGATCTCGCGGCCCACCGGGCAGATCCGGGCGCTGCGGGCCGACGGGTCCGAGGTGGCCACCTGGGGTCTGCTCGACGTGCTCCCGGTCAGCTGGCAGGGCCCCTCCTTCGATCCCGCCAGCCCGGCCGTGGCCACGGAGGTCCTGGAGATCACCCACCACGGTTTCACGGACTGA